Proteins from a single region of Chanodichthys erythropterus isolate Z2021 chromosome 13, ASM2448905v1, whole genome shotgun sequence:
- the tbc1d8b gene encoding TBC1 domain family member 8B isoform X3: MWLKPEEVLLKNALKLWVTEKSNDYFVLQRRRGYGEDSGGLTGLLVGTLDTVLDSTAKVAPFRILHQTPDSQVYWNIACGASIEEISQHWDWLQQNIIRTLSVFDSGEDITSFVQGKIRGLIAEEGKSAGDEEDPERFREAVLRFERLFVLPQREKLVTYFSCSYWKGRVPNQGWIYLSTNFLCFYSYMLGNEVKLVYPWDEVSRLERTSNVLLAESIRVRVRGEDHFFSMLLRLQQTYLIMQQLADYAILRFFDKETFNAEHPLANPLHITQRALEMHARNQSFRSFFRLPQEESLCEVYESFLWVPFSHVNMLGKICVSENYLCFASQDGSQCHLIIPLWEVFSVELPDRSSRALTVCLRGKRALRFSEVRDFERLTATIRRKCGTAGSPQHCVSNPDEEGVMVGQSQAVSTEALMNVFHPHDAENLDPKMLKERMKEQSWQIHFAEYGRGTGMFCTKKTRDLIVRGVPETLRGELWMLFSGAVHDMTSHPGYYGRLLEECMGSSSLACDEIERDLHRSLPEHPAFQSDTGISALRRVLTAYAHRNPKIGYCQAMNILTSVLLLYAKEEEAFWLLVAVCERMLPDYFNRRIIGALVDQAVFEELIREHLTQLTEHMTDLSFFSSVSLSWFLTLFISVLPIESAVNVVDCFFYDGIKAILQLGLAVLDYNMDNLLCCHDDAEAVTVLNRFFDNVTNKDSPLPATVQQASATANDKSIQKVDICDLIKEAYEKYGDIRTEEVENMRKKNKLCVIQTLEDTTKQNVLRVVAQGVKFSAAQLDELYMLFKRQHFVSCYWSVCSPALQNHDPSLPYLDQYQLDKSQFSSLFNLLQPWTTHTHTCSLARSAFHLLDENGDGLVNFKEFICGLDILYNRSFTEKLKLLFKLHLQPGTQECKILSSSRFFPPAEDHSFSTRLSDSAEDGVIRRCPERGRAKVDLQEYLKQWQEDLQRREENIKDLPRINQVQFIRLTKTLYGLFHGDEEEESLYRAVARVTSLLLRMEEVGRKLQESSPQKTPQNTPTSTAHLETTPTLPTSPEAETLAESEGAHDHPESPVSQHETVPSHSDITPNSTSRPSTPTSSPTGTSSPALDTPTDTPSSPSTVRDGDWSFSFEQILASLLNEPSVVRFFERAVDTDALIAHARKNQLKDAH, encoded by the exons ATGTGGCTCAAACCCGAAGAGGTGCTTCTCAAAAACGCGCTGAAATTATGGGTGACGGAGAAATCCAACGATTACTTCGTTCTGCAGCGCAGACGCGGATACGGGGAGGACAGCGGAGGATTGACAG GCTTGCTGGTTGGAACTTTGGACACAGTTCTTGACTCTACAGCCAAAGTGGCCCCGTTTCGCATTTTACACCAGACACCTGACTCTCAGGTGTACTGGAACATCGCCTGTG gagCATCTATAGAGGAAATCTCACAGCACTGGGATTGGCTGCAGCAGAACATCATCAGAACTCTCTCTGTGTTTGACTCTGGTGAAGACATCACCAGTTTTGTCCAGGGAAAGATAAGG gGTCTGATAGCAGAGGAGGGCAAATCCGCAGGTGACGAGGAAGATCCTGAGCGCTTCCGGGAGGCAGTGCTGCGCTTTGAACGTCTGTTCGTATTGCCTCAGAGAGAGAAGCTTGTGACATATTTCTCTTGCAGCTACTGGAAAGGACGAGTGCCAAACCAGGGCTGGATCTACCTCAGCACCAACTTCCTGTGTTTCTACTCCTATATGTTGGGAAATGAGG TGAAACTGGTGTATCCCTGGGATGAAGTGAGCCGTCTGGAACGCACGTCAAATGTGTTGTTGGCAGAGAGCAtccgtgtgcgtgtgcgtggaGAGGATCATTTCTTTTCGATGCTCCTAAGGCTCCAGCAGACATATCTGATCATGCAGCAGCTGGCCGACTATGCCATTTTGCGGTTCTTTgataaagaaacatttaatgctGAACATCCACTAGCCAATCCCCTTCACATCACGCAGAG GGCTCTGGAAATGCATGCACGGAATCAGTCATTCCGGTCATTTTTCCGGTTGCCACAGGAGGAAAGCCTTTGTGAAGTGTACGAGAGTTTCCTCTGGGTTCCGTTCAGCCATGTCAATATGCTTGGAAAAATCTGTGTCTCTGAGAACTATCTGTGCTTTGCAAGCCAGGATGGGTCTCAGTGCCATCTCATAATACCTCTATGGGAG GTATTTAGTGTGGAGCTGCCAGACCGCAGTAGTCGTGCCCTGACTGTGTGTCTGCGTGGCAAGAGAGCTTTGCGTTTTTCTGAGGTTCGGGATTTTGAGCGACTTACTGCCACCATTCGCAGAAAATGTGGCACAGCAGGAAGCCCCCAGCATTGTGTCAGTAATCCG GATGAGGAGGGTGTGATGGTGGGGCAAAGTCAAGCTGTCAGCACTGAAGCTCTCATGAATGTCTTTCATCCACACGATGCGGAAAACCTTGACCCCAAAATG CTGAAGGAGCGAATGAAGGAGCAGTCATGGCAGATCCACTTTGCTGAATATGGCCGTGGAACCGGAATgttttgcaccaaaaaaacacgTGATCTCATTGTACGAGGAGTTCCAGAGACACTCAGAGGAGAACTGTGGATGCTCTTTTCAG GTGCAGTACATGACATGACCTCTCACCCCGGTTACTACGGGCGCCTACTAGAGGAGTGTATGGGCAGCAGTTCACttgcatgtgatgagattgagaGAGATCTGCACCGCTCCCTCCCGGAACACCCAGCATTTCAGAGTGACACAGGAATCTCTGCCCTTCGCCGCGTCCTGACTGCCTATGCTCACCGCAACCCCAAAATTGGCTACTGCCAG GCGATGAATATCCTCACGTCGGTGTTGCTGCTGTATGCTAAAGAGGAAGAGGCCTTCTGGCTGCTGGTTGCTGTGTGTGAACGAATGCTCCCAGACTACTTCAATCGCAGAATTATTG GTGCCTTGGTGGACCAAGCCGTGTTTGAGGAACTGATCCGTGAGCATCTAACCCAGCTGACTGAACACATGACGGACCTGTCGTTTTTCTCGTCAGTGTCGTTGTCATGGTTCCTGACTCTCTTTATCAGCGTACTGCCAATTGAGAGTGCTGTGAATGTCGTCGATTGTTTCTTTTATGATGGAATCAAAGCCATCCTGCAGCTTGGTCTTGCTGTGCTGGACTACAATATGGACAATCTGCTTTGTTGCCATGACGACGCAGAAGCTGTGACAGTCCTCAACAG GTTTTTTGACAATGTCACAAATAAAGACAGTCCTCTACCAGCTACCGTACAGCAGGCATCTGCAACAGCCAACGACAAATCAATACAGAAGGTTGACATCTGTGATCTCATCAAAGAGGCGTATGAG AAATATGGAGACATTCGAACAGAGGAAGTGGAAAACATGCGGAAGAAGAACAAGCTTTGTGTCATTCAGACATTAGAagacacaacaaaacaaaatgta TTGCGTGTTGTTGCTCAAGGTGTGAAGTTCAGTGCTGCTCAGCTGGATGAGCTCTACATGCTTTTTAAG AGGCAGCACTTTGTGAGCTGTTACTGGTCAGTGTGTAGTCCTGCCCTGCAGAACCATGACCCCAGCCTGCCATATCTGGACCAATACCAGCTGGATAAGTCCCAGTTTAGTAGCCTGTTTAACCTCCTGCAGCCATGgaccacacacacgcacacatgctCGCTGGCACGATCAGCTTTTCATCTACTGGACGAGAATGGAGATGGACTTGTGAACTTTAAAGAATTCATATGCGGTCTGG ATATCTTGTACAACAGATCATTCACAGAAAAACTAAAACTTCTCTTCAAACTACACCTTCAACCAG GGACCCAGGAATGTAAGATTTTATCGTCGTCTAGATTTTTTCCTCCAGCTGAAGATCACTCTTTCTCCACTCGTCTTTCTG ACTCTGCAGAGGATGGAGTGATCAGAAGATGTCCAGAGAGAG GTCGTGCTAAAGTAGATCTGCAAGAATATCTTAAACAGTGGCAGGAAGACTTGCAGCGGAGAGAGGAGAATATTAAAGATCTGCCCAGAATTAatcag GTGCAGTTTATTCGTTTGACGAAGACTCTGTATGGTTTGTTCCACGgtgatgaggaggaggagagtCTGTACCGTGCCGTGGCGCGAGTGACCAGTCTTCTGTTGCGCATGGAGGAGGTGGGCCGTAAACTGCAGGAGAGCAGCCCGCAGAAAACGCCGCAAAATACACCCACCAGCACAGCTCATCTAGAGACTACCCCAACGTTACCCACTAGCCCTGAGGCAGAGACCCTCGCTGAAAGTGAAGGCGCCCACGACCACCCTGAGTCTCCGGTCAGTCAACATGAAACCGTGCCATCCCACTCTGACATTACCCCGAACTCAACTTCGCGCCCTTCTACGCCCACCAGCAGTCCCACTGGAACCAGCAGCCCTGCGTTGGACACACCAACAGACACACCCAGCTCACCTTCCACGGTCAGAGATGGGGACTGGAGTTTCTCCTTCGAGCAGATCCTTGCATCTCTTCTAAATGAACCGTCTGTCGTTCGCTTCTTCGAACGGGCTGTTGACACAGACGCTCTGATCGCACACGCACGTAAAAACCAGCTTAAAGACGCACACTAA
- the tbc1d8b gene encoding TBC1 domain family member 8B isoform X1 translates to MWLKPEEVLLKNALKLWVTEKSNDYFVLQRRRGYGEDSGGLTGLLVGTLDTVLDSTAKVAPFRILHQTPDSQVYWNIACGASIEEISQHWDWLQQNIIRTLSVFDSGEDITSFVQGKIRGLIAEEGKSAGDEEDPERFREAVLRFERLFVLPQREKLVTYFSCSYWKGRVPNQGWIYLSTNFLCFYSYMLGNEVKLVYPWDEVSRLERTSNVLLAESIRVRVRGEDHFFSMLLRLQQTYLIMQQLADYAILRFFDKETFNAEHPLANPLHITQRALEMHARNQSFRSFFRLPQEESLCEVYESFLWVPFSHVNMLGKICVSENYLCFASQDGSQCHLIIPLWEVFSVELPDRSSRALTVCLRGKRALRFSEVRDFERLTATIRRKCGTAGSPQHCVSNPDEEGVMVGQSQAVSTEALMNVFHPHDAENLDPKMLKERMKEQSWQIHFAEYGRGTGMFCTKKTRDLIVRGVPETLRGELWMLFSGAVHDMTSHPGYYGRLLEECMGSSSLACDEIERDLHRSLPEHPAFQSDTGISALRRVLTAYAHRNPKIGYCQAMNILTSVLLLYAKEEEAFWLLVAVCERMLPDYFNRRIIGALVDQAVFEELIREHLTQLTEHMTDLSFFSSVSLSWFLTLFISVLPIESAVNVVDCFFYDGIKAILQLGLAVLDYNMDNLLCCHDDAEAVTVLNRFFDNVTNKDSPLPATVQQASATANDKSIQKVDICDLIKEAYEKYGDIRTEEVENMRKKNKLCVIQTLEDTTKQNVLRVVAQGVKFSAAQLDELYMLFKRQHFVSCYWSVCSPALQNHDPSLPYLDQYQLDKSQFSSLFNLLQPWTTHTHTCSLARSAFHLLDENGDGLVNFKEFICGLDILYNRSFTEKLKLLFKLHLQPDSAEDGVIRRCPERGRAKVDLQEYLKQWQEDLQRREENIKDLPRINQVQFIRLTKTLYGLFHGDEEEESLYRAVARVTSLLLRMEEVGRKLQESSPQKTPQNTPTSTAHLETTPTLPTSPEAETLAESEGAHDHPESPVSQHETVPSHSDITPNSTSRPSTPTSSPTGTSSPALDTPTDTPSSPSTVRDGDWSFSFEQILASLLNEPSVVRFFERAVDTDALIAHARKNQLKDAH, encoded by the exons ATGTGGCTCAAACCCGAAGAGGTGCTTCTCAAAAACGCGCTGAAATTATGGGTGACGGAGAAATCCAACGATTACTTCGTTCTGCAGCGCAGACGCGGATACGGGGAGGACAGCGGAGGATTGACAG GCTTGCTGGTTGGAACTTTGGACACAGTTCTTGACTCTACAGCCAAAGTGGCCCCGTTTCGCATTTTACACCAGACACCTGACTCTCAGGTGTACTGGAACATCGCCTGTG gagCATCTATAGAGGAAATCTCACAGCACTGGGATTGGCTGCAGCAGAACATCATCAGAACTCTCTCTGTGTTTGACTCTGGTGAAGACATCACCAGTTTTGTCCAGGGAAAGATAAGG gGTCTGATAGCAGAGGAGGGCAAATCCGCAGGTGACGAGGAAGATCCTGAGCGCTTCCGGGAGGCAGTGCTGCGCTTTGAACGTCTGTTCGTATTGCCTCAGAGAGAGAAGCTTGTGACATATTTCTCTTGCAGCTACTGGAAAGGACGAGTGCCAAACCAGGGCTGGATCTACCTCAGCACCAACTTCCTGTGTTTCTACTCCTATATGTTGGGAAATGAGG TGAAACTGGTGTATCCCTGGGATGAAGTGAGCCGTCTGGAACGCACGTCAAATGTGTTGTTGGCAGAGAGCAtccgtgtgcgtgtgcgtggaGAGGATCATTTCTTTTCGATGCTCCTAAGGCTCCAGCAGACATATCTGATCATGCAGCAGCTGGCCGACTATGCCATTTTGCGGTTCTTTgataaagaaacatttaatgctGAACATCCACTAGCCAATCCCCTTCACATCACGCAGAG GGCTCTGGAAATGCATGCACGGAATCAGTCATTCCGGTCATTTTTCCGGTTGCCACAGGAGGAAAGCCTTTGTGAAGTGTACGAGAGTTTCCTCTGGGTTCCGTTCAGCCATGTCAATATGCTTGGAAAAATCTGTGTCTCTGAGAACTATCTGTGCTTTGCAAGCCAGGATGGGTCTCAGTGCCATCTCATAATACCTCTATGGGAG GTATTTAGTGTGGAGCTGCCAGACCGCAGTAGTCGTGCCCTGACTGTGTGTCTGCGTGGCAAGAGAGCTTTGCGTTTTTCTGAGGTTCGGGATTTTGAGCGACTTACTGCCACCATTCGCAGAAAATGTGGCACAGCAGGAAGCCCCCAGCATTGTGTCAGTAATCCG GATGAGGAGGGTGTGATGGTGGGGCAAAGTCAAGCTGTCAGCACTGAAGCTCTCATGAATGTCTTTCATCCACACGATGCGGAAAACCTTGACCCCAAAATG CTGAAGGAGCGAATGAAGGAGCAGTCATGGCAGATCCACTTTGCTGAATATGGCCGTGGAACCGGAATgttttgcaccaaaaaaacacgTGATCTCATTGTACGAGGAGTTCCAGAGACACTCAGAGGAGAACTGTGGATGCTCTTTTCAG GTGCAGTACATGACATGACCTCTCACCCCGGTTACTACGGGCGCCTACTAGAGGAGTGTATGGGCAGCAGTTCACttgcatgtgatgagattgagaGAGATCTGCACCGCTCCCTCCCGGAACACCCAGCATTTCAGAGTGACACAGGAATCTCTGCCCTTCGCCGCGTCCTGACTGCCTATGCTCACCGCAACCCCAAAATTGGCTACTGCCAG GCGATGAATATCCTCACGTCGGTGTTGCTGCTGTATGCTAAAGAGGAAGAGGCCTTCTGGCTGCTGGTTGCTGTGTGTGAACGAATGCTCCCAGACTACTTCAATCGCAGAATTATTG GTGCCTTGGTGGACCAAGCCGTGTTTGAGGAACTGATCCGTGAGCATCTAACCCAGCTGACTGAACACATGACGGACCTGTCGTTTTTCTCGTCAGTGTCGTTGTCATGGTTCCTGACTCTCTTTATCAGCGTACTGCCAATTGAGAGTGCTGTGAATGTCGTCGATTGTTTCTTTTATGATGGAATCAAAGCCATCCTGCAGCTTGGTCTTGCTGTGCTGGACTACAATATGGACAATCTGCTTTGTTGCCATGACGACGCAGAAGCTGTGACAGTCCTCAACAG GTTTTTTGACAATGTCACAAATAAAGACAGTCCTCTACCAGCTACCGTACAGCAGGCATCTGCAACAGCCAACGACAAATCAATACAGAAGGTTGACATCTGTGATCTCATCAAAGAGGCGTATGAG AAATATGGAGACATTCGAACAGAGGAAGTGGAAAACATGCGGAAGAAGAACAAGCTTTGTGTCATTCAGACATTAGAagacacaacaaaacaaaatgta TTGCGTGTTGTTGCTCAAGGTGTGAAGTTCAGTGCTGCTCAGCTGGATGAGCTCTACATGCTTTTTAAG AGGCAGCACTTTGTGAGCTGTTACTGGTCAGTGTGTAGTCCTGCCCTGCAGAACCATGACCCCAGCCTGCCATATCTGGACCAATACCAGCTGGATAAGTCCCAGTTTAGTAGCCTGTTTAACCTCCTGCAGCCATGgaccacacacacgcacacatgctCGCTGGCACGATCAGCTTTTCATCTACTGGACGAGAATGGAGATGGACTTGTGAACTTTAAAGAATTCATATGCGGTCTGG ATATCTTGTACAACAGATCATTCACAGAAAAACTAAAACTTCTCTTCAAACTACACCTTCAACCAG ACTCTGCAGAGGATGGAGTGATCAGAAGATGTCCAGAGAGAG GTCGTGCTAAAGTAGATCTGCAAGAATATCTTAAACAGTGGCAGGAAGACTTGCAGCGGAGAGAGGAGAATATTAAAGATCTGCCCAGAATTAatcag GTGCAGTTTATTCGTTTGACGAAGACTCTGTATGGTTTGTTCCACGgtgatgaggaggaggagagtCTGTACCGTGCCGTGGCGCGAGTGACCAGTCTTCTGTTGCGCATGGAGGAGGTGGGCCGTAAACTGCAGGAGAGCAGCCCGCAGAAAACGCCGCAAAATACACCCACCAGCACAGCTCATCTAGAGACTACCCCAACGTTACCCACTAGCCCTGAGGCAGAGACCCTCGCTGAAAGTGAAGGCGCCCACGACCACCCTGAGTCTCCGGTCAGTCAACATGAAACCGTGCCATCCCACTCTGACATTACCCCGAACTCAACTTCGCGCCCTTCTACGCCCACCAGCAGTCCCACTGGAACCAGCAGCCCTGCGTTGGACACACCAACAGACACACCCAGCTCACCTTCCACGGTCAGAGATGGGGACTGGAGTTTCTCCTTCGAGCAGATCCTTGCATCTCTTCTAAATGAACCGTCTGTCGTTCGCTTCTTCGAACGGGCTGTTGACACAGACGCTCTGATCGCACACGCACGTAAAAACCAGCTTAAAGACGCACACTAA
- the tbc1d8b gene encoding TBC1 domain family member 8B isoform X2: MWLKPEEVLLKNALKLWVTEKSNDYFVLQRRRGYGEDSGGLTGLLVGTLDTVLDSTAKVAPFRILHQTPDSQVYWNIACGASIEEISQHWDWLQQNIIRTLSVFDSGEDITSFVQGKIRGLIAEEGKSAGDEEDPERFREAVLRFERLFVLPQREKLVTYFSCSYWKGRVPNQGWIYLSTNFLCFYSYMLGNEVKLVYPWDEVSRLERTSNVLLAESIRVRVRGEDHFFSMLLRLQQTYLIMQQLADYAILRFFDKETFNAEHPLANPLHITQRALEMHARNQSFRSFFRLPQEESLCEVYESFLWVPFSHVNMLGKICVSENYLCFASQDGSQCHLIIPLWEVFSVELPDRSSRALTVCLRGKRALRFSEVRDFERLTATIRRKCGTAGSPQHCVSNPDEEGVMVGQSQAVSTEALMNVFHPHDAENLDPKMLKERMKEQSWQIHFAEYGRGTGMFCTKKTRDLIVRGVPETLRGELWMLFSGAVHDMTSHPGYYGRLLEECMGSSSLACDEIERDLHRSLPEHPAFQSDTGISALRRVLTAYAHRNPKIGYCQAMNILTSVLLLYAKEEEAFWLLVAVCERMLPDYFNRRIIGALVDQAVFEELIREHLTQLTEHMTDLSFFSSVSLSWFLTLFISVLPIESAVNVVDCFFYDGIKAILQLGLAVLDYNMDNLLCCHDDAEAVTVLNRFFDNVTNKDSPLPATVQQASATANDKSIQKVDICDLIKEAYEKYGDIRTEEVENMRKKNKLCVIQTLEDTTKQNVLRVVAQGVKFSAAQLDELYMLFKRQHFVSCYWSVCSPALQNHDPSLPYLDQYQLDKSQFSSLFNLLQPWTTHTHTCSLARSAFHLLDENGDGLVNFKEFICGLDILYNRSFTEKLKLLFKLHLQPGRAKVDLQEYLKQWQEDLQRREENIKDLPRINQVQFIRLTKTLYGLFHGDEEEESLYRAVARVTSLLLRMEEVGRKLQESSPQKTPQNTPTSTAHLETTPTLPTSPEAETLAESEGAHDHPESPVSQHETVPSHSDITPNSTSRPSTPTSSPTGTSSPALDTPTDTPSSPSTVRDGDWSFSFEQILASLLNEPSVVRFFERAVDTDALIAHARKNQLKDAH; encoded by the exons ATGTGGCTCAAACCCGAAGAGGTGCTTCTCAAAAACGCGCTGAAATTATGGGTGACGGAGAAATCCAACGATTACTTCGTTCTGCAGCGCAGACGCGGATACGGGGAGGACAGCGGAGGATTGACAG GCTTGCTGGTTGGAACTTTGGACACAGTTCTTGACTCTACAGCCAAAGTGGCCCCGTTTCGCATTTTACACCAGACACCTGACTCTCAGGTGTACTGGAACATCGCCTGTG gagCATCTATAGAGGAAATCTCACAGCACTGGGATTGGCTGCAGCAGAACATCATCAGAACTCTCTCTGTGTTTGACTCTGGTGAAGACATCACCAGTTTTGTCCAGGGAAAGATAAGG gGTCTGATAGCAGAGGAGGGCAAATCCGCAGGTGACGAGGAAGATCCTGAGCGCTTCCGGGAGGCAGTGCTGCGCTTTGAACGTCTGTTCGTATTGCCTCAGAGAGAGAAGCTTGTGACATATTTCTCTTGCAGCTACTGGAAAGGACGAGTGCCAAACCAGGGCTGGATCTACCTCAGCACCAACTTCCTGTGTTTCTACTCCTATATGTTGGGAAATGAGG TGAAACTGGTGTATCCCTGGGATGAAGTGAGCCGTCTGGAACGCACGTCAAATGTGTTGTTGGCAGAGAGCAtccgtgtgcgtgtgcgtggaGAGGATCATTTCTTTTCGATGCTCCTAAGGCTCCAGCAGACATATCTGATCATGCAGCAGCTGGCCGACTATGCCATTTTGCGGTTCTTTgataaagaaacatttaatgctGAACATCCACTAGCCAATCCCCTTCACATCACGCAGAG GGCTCTGGAAATGCATGCACGGAATCAGTCATTCCGGTCATTTTTCCGGTTGCCACAGGAGGAAAGCCTTTGTGAAGTGTACGAGAGTTTCCTCTGGGTTCCGTTCAGCCATGTCAATATGCTTGGAAAAATCTGTGTCTCTGAGAACTATCTGTGCTTTGCAAGCCAGGATGGGTCTCAGTGCCATCTCATAATACCTCTATGGGAG GTATTTAGTGTGGAGCTGCCAGACCGCAGTAGTCGTGCCCTGACTGTGTGTCTGCGTGGCAAGAGAGCTTTGCGTTTTTCTGAGGTTCGGGATTTTGAGCGACTTACTGCCACCATTCGCAGAAAATGTGGCACAGCAGGAAGCCCCCAGCATTGTGTCAGTAATCCG GATGAGGAGGGTGTGATGGTGGGGCAAAGTCAAGCTGTCAGCACTGAAGCTCTCATGAATGTCTTTCATCCACACGATGCGGAAAACCTTGACCCCAAAATG CTGAAGGAGCGAATGAAGGAGCAGTCATGGCAGATCCACTTTGCTGAATATGGCCGTGGAACCGGAATgttttgcaccaaaaaaacacgTGATCTCATTGTACGAGGAGTTCCAGAGACACTCAGAGGAGAACTGTGGATGCTCTTTTCAG GTGCAGTACATGACATGACCTCTCACCCCGGTTACTACGGGCGCCTACTAGAGGAGTGTATGGGCAGCAGTTCACttgcatgtgatgagattgagaGAGATCTGCACCGCTCCCTCCCGGAACACCCAGCATTTCAGAGTGACACAGGAATCTCTGCCCTTCGCCGCGTCCTGACTGCCTATGCTCACCGCAACCCCAAAATTGGCTACTGCCAG GCGATGAATATCCTCACGTCGGTGTTGCTGCTGTATGCTAAAGAGGAAGAGGCCTTCTGGCTGCTGGTTGCTGTGTGTGAACGAATGCTCCCAGACTACTTCAATCGCAGAATTATTG GTGCCTTGGTGGACCAAGCCGTGTTTGAGGAACTGATCCGTGAGCATCTAACCCAGCTGACTGAACACATGACGGACCTGTCGTTTTTCTCGTCAGTGTCGTTGTCATGGTTCCTGACTCTCTTTATCAGCGTACTGCCAATTGAGAGTGCTGTGAATGTCGTCGATTGTTTCTTTTATGATGGAATCAAAGCCATCCTGCAGCTTGGTCTTGCTGTGCTGGACTACAATATGGACAATCTGCTTTGTTGCCATGACGACGCAGAAGCTGTGACAGTCCTCAACAG GTTTTTTGACAATGTCACAAATAAAGACAGTCCTCTACCAGCTACCGTACAGCAGGCATCTGCAACAGCCAACGACAAATCAATACAGAAGGTTGACATCTGTGATCTCATCAAAGAGGCGTATGAG AAATATGGAGACATTCGAACAGAGGAAGTGGAAAACATGCGGAAGAAGAACAAGCTTTGTGTCATTCAGACATTAGAagacacaacaaaacaaaatgta TTGCGTGTTGTTGCTCAAGGTGTGAAGTTCAGTGCTGCTCAGCTGGATGAGCTCTACATGCTTTTTAAG AGGCAGCACTTTGTGAGCTGTTACTGGTCAGTGTGTAGTCCTGCCCTGCAGAACCATGACCCCAGCCTGCCATATCTGGACCAATACCAGCTGGATAAGTCCCAGTTTAGTAGCCTGTTTAACCTCCTGCAGCCATGgaccacacacacgcacacatgctCGCTGGCACGATCAGCTTTTCATCTACTGGACGAGAATGGAGATGGACTTGTGAACTTTAAAGAATTCATATGCGGTCTGG ATATCTTGTACAACAGATCATTCACAGAAAAACTAAAACTTCTCTTCAAACTACACCTTCAACCAG GTCGTGCTAAAGTAGATCTGCAAGAATATCTTAAACAGTGGCAGGAAGACTTGCAGCGGAGAGAGGAGAATATTAAAGATCTGCCCAGAATTAatcag GTGCAGTTTATTCGTTTGACGAAGACTCTGTATGGTTTGTTCCACGgtgatgaggaggaggagagtCTGTACCGTGCCGTGGCGCGAGTGACCAGTCTTCTGTTGCGCATGGAGGAGGTGGGCCGTAAACTGCAGGAGAGCAGCCCGCAGAAAACGCCGCAAAATACACCCACCAGCACAGCTCATCTAGAGACTACCCCAACGTTACCCACTAGCCCTGAGGCAGAGACCCTCGCTGAAAGTGAAGGCGCCCACGACCACCCTGAGTCTCCGGTCAGTCAACATGAAACCGTGCCATCCCACTCTGACATTACCCCGAACTCAACTTCGCGCCCTTCTACGCCCACCAGCAGTCCCACTGGAACCAGCAGCCCTGCGTTGGACACACCAACAGACACACCCAGCTCACCTTCCACGGTCAGAGATGGGGACTGGAGTTTCTCCTTCGAGCAGATCCTTGCATCTCTTCTAAATGAACCGTCTGTCGTTCGCTTCTTCGAACGGGCTGTTGACACAGACGCTCTGATCGCACACGCACGTAAAAACCAGCTTAAAGACGCACACTAA